The Rhinoraja longicauda isolate Sanriku21f chromosome 42, sRhiLon1.1, whole genome shotgun sequence genomic interval CTCAAAAGCCTAGCCAGACTCACAATGAAGAACAGTACCTtgcattagatttagagatacagcgcggaaacaggcccttcggcccaccgggtccgcgccgcccagtgatccccgcacattaacactatcctacacgcactagggacaattttttttacatttgcccagccaattaacctacatacctgtaggtctttggagtgtgggaggaaaccgaagatcttggagaaaacccacgcaggtcacggggagaacgtacaaactccatacagacggcgcccgtagtcaggatcgaacccgagtctctggcgctgcattcgttgtaaggcagcaactctaccgttgcgccactgtgccgccctagaacTACCCCAGCCTGAAAAACCTAACTCAAGGAAATCatctacaaactgtcttggtagcatgaaggactttgggctttttttgtacaaatattagtttattttaatttattgaactgttTGTTATGTTTATTAAGTTATCTGAGTACTGTATTTACAGACCTGGCATGCTGCCACAAGTAAGAATTGTATTGTTcagttttcagtacatatgacaaacaTTTGAAACAGCAAGAATCAAGAAAGATGGAGAAATCCTTACTAAATGGGCTGGAGCTTGTTATTTTATTTGAACATGGAGAAATAGACAATGAAGAAGTTATTGATTTCCAGATCTGCAATATTCCACCTATACACTCTCTGCCACCTCGGTTACTTCGCCACATTCGTACCGTACAAAGTCCAATACCGACACTCCATTTGTGTGCAGGAACTGCCCCACtgtggtgccagggtccagcagGAAAGGCTGAGCCAACATTTTGGTCTCTGAATCATCACCGGGCGGGTCGTCGATGGAGCCCACAGTCAGAGGCGTCATTCCCACTATATGCTGTCCCAACCTGCGGCCGACCTCAGAGACGTTAACTTTGCAATTCTGCTCCAGGGCCCTGTAGATCACTAACGCGCCATATTTTCCAAACACCATCTTTGTGAGGGATGGGCTATCTGCTGGCAGCTGTCCATGCACGTATGTGCCAATGTACCAGTCAGATGGTGCAGCCACCCAGGCTGCTCTTCTGATTGCCATGTTCTCACCAAGGTTACCTTGAAACCAGAtttgatttacaaaaaaggaccCGTCAAAACATTGTATAAAGCATAATGAATCTTCATAAATAAAGCCAAGTAAACAGATCTCTGGGTTAggaagaggacaatagacaatacgtgcaggaagaggccctttgagccagcaccgccattcaatgtgatcatggctgatcattctcaatcagtaccccgttcctgctttctccccataccccctgactccgctatccttaagagctctatctagctctctcttgaatgcattcagagaattggcctccactgccttctgaggcagagaattccacagattcacaactctgactgaaaaagcttttcctcatctcagttctaaacggcctaccccttattcttaaactgtggccccttgttctggactccaccaacattgggaacatgtttcctgcctctaacgtgtccaaccccttaataatcttatatgtttcgataccaCAAAccaatggagaaacaaagaacagcagatgctggtttatagaagaAAAAAACCAATgtgcttgagtaattcagcagagggtctgaagaattgtcctaacctgaaatgtcctccagagatgctgcctaacctactgagttactccagcatttagtgtgttTTTTAATAGAATGGTCAGCTTTACCACATGATAATGGGAGGAGGTTGGGAAGTGATGAAGGGGTGAAGTATATGAGATACAGGTCAGTGTGGAGGAATGCGTAattcaactagggttgccaacttcctcactgccaaataagggacaaagggtgacgtcaccgccccgcgccccacgtgacctcacccagccagcggccacgtgctcccgctccaccaatggcagccgctcgtggtggtgacatcaccctttgtcccttatttgggagtgaggaagttggcaaccttactaatacgggacaagggcggtcccgtacgggacaaactaatttagcccaaaatacgggatgtcccggctaatacgggacaggtggCGACCCTAACTTCAACACATCTTGCACCTGATGTTAACACCAGGTGGAAGAAGCCCAACCATCTGGCCAATCCTTTACCCCTTCCCCAGCATCACTACCACATATGTCTCCGTCTTCAGTGAATGTTACAAACATCACTCCTACAAACTTTTCTCTCTACCCTGCACCCTGAGTACGCTAAAACCAAGACTCTGGTCCCATTCCAACACATATTCTTCTGCAAAATCTTTGCCTCCCCATGTGATGTTTCTGATATCACAACCAATGTTGTGCTTTTGATGCAATGTGCCAAGGATGTGAAATGCAATTCTTTCTCTCGCTCTCAGTCTCTCCTTCCATCTAGAATTTGCACCGAACCACCGGGACCACAGAATTCACATCGAAAATATTTACTGGAGAACCTGACCTCACGTGCTGTccatgcggagtttgcacgtctccctgtaaccgtgtgggccgcctcccacatcccaaagatgtgcagggttgtaggttaattggcctctgtaaattgccccgagagcagagggagtggacgtgaaagtgggataacatcaaatgagtatgaatgggtgatcgatggtcatcgtggactccctgtgccaaagggcctgtttccatgctgtatctctaaactaaactacattgacCAAGAATACCATGCCTGAGTCACCCAAGGAGAACGACAAAAGAACTAATTGGTCGAAGTCTGCACTTCCAACCTTACCGATAGCCAGGGCGAGCTGGTCAGCAAGAGTGCGGCTGTCCACAGGAGTCTTCAGTTGGTTTATTTCTTCAGCCATAAGGGAACTCTGCAGTAAAGAACATTTTCAATACATACATATTTGTAGTTGTCACATATTAATTGGAAGCACCCATGCTTTGGGCAAACAGTTTCAGCTGGAGTCTCTGGGTCAGAATTAAGGGAGTTTATTGAGAGCAGCCCAGGATGACTTGTGACACCATTTCCCTGCCTGCTCTCTCCAGGTGGCAGTGCTAGGTCTCCACTGGTGTATCTTAGGAGCAAAATCTCGTGCCTTTGCTTTGTGATACCGGCACGTTGGCATTTTCCGTAGAGAGAAACGCTGAACAATCTAAAGTTGCCTCAATACAAGGATGATGAAGGTACAGATAGGAAAAGTGGTCAGTCCCCAATAGAGTAGCCATTCTCCACAGATTGCATTTTGGGGAACTCACAAGGGgcattataagaagataactgcagatgctggtacaaatcgaaggtatttattcacaaaatgctggagtaactcagcaggtcaggcagcatctcgggagagaaggaatgggtgacgtttcgggtcgatcttTGCAGGAATTCTGAGGGCATTGTATCTTGAGTGGCAAGGTAGGAGTTTCCTCCAGCATcaaaaaaaaatactgcagatgctggaaatttgaaacaaaattcCCAGAAAATGCTGGCTCTGGTCAGCATCTGCCAAGAGTACCAAAGAATTAGTATTTCACGTGTGATGTGAGCCAGTGGTAGGATCAGCAGGGAGAGGTTTCCCAATGCTCTGAGCAGTTGTGTTGCGCGGGTTTAGCTGGTTAAACTGCATTTTTATCCCACTTTGGAGGTCCTTAAACCTTCAAGTTTAAATCTCCTGGCTCGAGGCCTGTCCTTGCTGGGTGAGGAGGGATCTCTGAAACCTACCTCCAGATGAaatgcctagatagagtggatgtgaagaggatgttcaccctctgtggaagagtctcggaccagagggcacagcctcagaataaaaggatgtatctttagaatggagatgaggaggaatttctttggtcagagggtggtgaatctgtgaattcattgtcacagatggtggtggaggccaagtcactgggtatttttaaagcagagattgataggttcttgattagtaagggtgtcaaaggttacggggacacggcaggagaatggggtcgagagggaaaaataaatcagccatgatttatagaaacttacaaaattcttaaggggttggacaggctagatgcaggaagattgttcccgatgttggggaagtccagaacaagggatcacagtttaaggataagggggaagtcttttaggaccgagatgagaaagtttttttttccacacagagagtggtgaatctgtggaattctctgccacagaaggtagttgaggccagttcattggctatatttaagagggagttagatgtggcccttgtggctaaagggatcagagggtatggagagaaggcagatacaggatactgagttggatgatcagccatgatcatattgaagggtcgaagggccgaatggcctactcctgcacctattttctatgtttccaaacatagcacaaaaagtaaggaaatttgtgtttggtagattatttctttgttgtaacaatgcttcttggcaataaatcttataccgttggaaagcctgtttatttccgttttaaatggtgccacatttgtaaggaacatgcatttgtgggatgagcagcagagctgagtatgtgggttgcgcccatgaaaaatctgccaaatcttctctgccaatgccaagagttattctgccattgactcttgttcggtgttgtttggtggattggatgattgaagtctgaagaaacaagacatattggcaatttaacaatttattcatttaataatcaggagcctcagtagcgtgtggaagaaccatacacagccacaacagcctggcacctcctcctcatgctggtcaccagcctggtcacacactgttgtgggatggcatcccattcttcaaccagcatttgtcgcaagtcagccaacgtggttgtgttggtcactctggcacgaacagcacgcccaagctgatcccacaagtgttcaatggggttgaggtcaggactgctggcaggccattccatcctctccactcccaaattctggaggtagtctctgagaaaccctgctctgtgggggcgagcattgtcatcttggaggatagagtttggtcccagactgtggagatatgggattgccactggttgatgaatctcatctcgatatctctctgcattcagattgcctccaatgatgacaagcctcgtttttccagtgagggagatgccgccccacaccatcacactgcctccaccaaaagatgttactctatcggtgcagcaatcagcatagcgttctccgcgtcttctccacactttgaccctatgatccaactgccgtaggcagaatctggcctcatcgctgaacataacgttcctccacatgttcaggttccagtgcacgtgttgccgacaccagcgcaaacgggtctgacagtgaagggcagtcatggcaggcctcctggcagccctatgagaccggagatcggctgcacgcagtctgttccgaattgtctgggcagagagccgtcggccatatcgtcctgcaaaccttgactgcaaatctgtagaagacagcctacggttcctaagtgctgacagggtgaggaaacggtcttcttcaggtgtcgtcttcttgggacgcccacttcgcggcctgtctctgacatcccccgttatatggaacttggccttcactttggagatggtactaaggcccactccaaataatgccgcaacttggttttgcggaacaccagcttgaagttgccctatcgcacgggccctatctagatcagtcaaacgtggcatgccgattcttggagcagacacctactgaccactgtagcagggcccatgctcacagatgctgccaatcaggtgccaatcaggcacccgATTGTCAGcatctgggggtaccagaagctcaaaacaagagtcaatagcaacagcagaataagctgtttggcattggcagagaagatttggcaaatttttcatgggggcaacccatatactcagctctgctgctcatcccacaaatgcatgttccttacaaatgtggcaccatttaaaagggaaataaacaggctttccaacggtataagatttattgccaagaagcattgttacaacaaagaaataatctaccaaacacaaatttccttactttttgtgctatgtttatgatcGAACGCAgactagactcaatgggccgaatggcctaattctgctcttatatctTATGATCTAATGTACACCTATGGGCTTAAGTATAATGTACCCTTTCAATGTGGATATCAATATCAGACCAAAAGCTGTCGTGCAGGTACGGACTGCTCAGTCTGTTCAATTGAAGACCTAAAAAACACTGAGGGGTATCTGCTGGCATAGACACGATtagaaaagaaagagagagagagatagaaacacTTGACAAACCTTGGCATAATCAGTGGTGGTCACCAGCTTGGAGCGACAGTGTTCCAGTGTGACAGTGGCTGTCTGCTGCACTAACTGCTGGAACTTTACATTCCTGGCAACAAAGTCAGTCTCACAATTCACCTGCAAGGGAagagacatttttaaaaaaacaatccaatTGATTCCCACAAGGGAGTAAAATTGTACAGTACAGGAGTTCAATCAACCCGTCACACCAGTGTCCGTTCTCAACAGTAATCCCATGAGTGCCACTTCCCTGCTCTTTCCTAAAGCCTATCagttttttttatttcttttaaaGTACGTTTCAGATTCCCTTTGAAAAACTTATTATTGGAATCTGCAATACCACGGCAACGTGTTCAacatcataatttttttttttaaactgtcatctgccctctggttcttcaaTTTTATTGATGTCTGTCTGCTCTGGTTACCAATCTTACTGCCTTCCATTTTAATTAGTTCAAATGAAATTTCCCTACCACCATTTTAACAGACATCATAGTCTGTTAATAGGTTCCCACACCTAATGTAATGGCACACAGAATTACTCACATTCAGGGAGATTTAATGGAACTTCAAAAGGAATTGCATGAACATCTGAAAATGAGCAGATTGTGGGGAGACAGCAGGAGGGGTCAGACTGACTGGAGAGTTATTTTAAAGGGACATACTggcaggatccttcagtgctgtaGCACTCTCTGATTTAATACATTTGTCACTATTTACTACACAGAGTAATGTCCAAACTTTGTAAGTCTTTACCTCCACCAGGACAGCGGAGTTCCCATCCTGGAGCAATCCAATCAGACCCTCCGTTGTCTTCCGGCCTTGTAGTTTAGAAGCTTTGCTCCATCCTTCCTTGTGGGCTTGCTCATGGAGCCAGGCTTCAGCCTTTGAAAAGAGGCCATCATTGACAAGCAGTTATCCAGTAGTACATCACTTTATCCATGGAAAGACAATGGTGTTGAGTTGCCCCTCACTAACTCAATGGACTCCCACCACCCAGCCACCCACCTTCCGTCTCCACTTCCTGGCTTACAAGCTGTCTGGATTTGAGGAATGGATTCTGCTGTTACCAAGTTTCTtgtctatttttaaaaatcacataacTAGAGAACAAGTATTCTGAAGCAGCTGACATTCCAGGAAAAATAACTTTTTTGAAAGCCAAAAGTTGAAAATAGCCTTAGCCTCTCTGAGAAACCAAGCCAGATTATTTGATCAACTAATCTATCAAATGATGGAAGAGGTGTACATTGTGCTTTATTCCTACATGGCAAGAGTGAATATACACTTCAGAAGTATTTAGTTTGCTCTTTGTAAGGCCCGAGTGCCATGAAAGGCACAGGATAGATACAACTCAATGATAGAATTTTCTGAGCACTGAGGATTTGTTTACAGGAGACGGACCATTCCATCTCCTGCTTTTCATTGGCAATTCTATACACGAGATCATGAATTCTTGGTTCAAAGGCTGGCCTGTGGAAAGTGACTGTCTTTTAGCATTTATCAGGAGTGCAGCAGTAGAACGGTTAAGTTACTAAGTATGCATTCAGACTAACAAGCAATATTAACTACCACGTTTgctggggaatttaaatgcaaGTAGTTAAAGAAAATCTGAAATGTAAAATTTTTAAAAGCTGGGTTCAGTAACCATAAATTCACTAGGGTTGTTGTAAATTCCAATCGGTTCTTCAGGGGTTGAAATCTGCCAACCTTACCTGGACTAGCCAATGTGTGACTTCACACCCACCTTTTGTCGTTGACTTTTCACTGTTTCAGAAGAGAAGGATTTCAGGTCCATTTAGTTTGATGAAACATTGAATTAAATCCCTGTCCATTCTCTCAAGCAAGGGAGAAAAAGGGGTAGTGCTCCTTGCTATTCGAGCCAGTACTTATCCCTCAATGAGCATCATTGAAACAATGGGGTCTTACAGTGTAAGAAATGTCGgcggggagtaggccattcagccttcacCTACCTACCTGCTGGAGGTCACTGTTGAAATTTTCCAAGGCCTTCTTACAATTTGTAAATGAGTATCCCGTCTTTTTCCGGAGCTTTATGAGAAGCTCTTTATTAGTTGCTATCAATCTAGTCCCAGAACAGTGGAGAAACTGGACGGGTTGGGTAGAGAAGATCTGCTGAAGATAAGACCAAAATCTCTAACATGACCAAGGCAATTTTTAATCCACGCATTTGCAGCCTAACTTCATTCCCACGGTGCATGCTACCTCAGTGTTACTAACATTCCGTCAAAGATCACGATCCTGACCAACACTCACTCTCAGGATTGTTACCACTCACTATCGTAGAAAGAGGATCATGACATATGTGGCACAGGAGGTGGCTATTATGATGTCTgtgcaaaggggcctgtttccactctgtatgactctattactcagtgggtcaggcagcatctcaggagaacacggatcgtgatgtttccggtcaggacccagtgatacagcatggaaacaggcccttcagcccaacttgcccacactggccaacatgccccatctacactagtcccacttgcccacaccgaccaacataccccatctacactagtctcaccggccaacatgccccatctacactagtcccacctgcctacaccgaccaacacgccccatctacactagtcccacctgcccacaccgaccaacacgccccatctaaactagtcccacctgcccacaccgaccaacacgccccatttacactagtcccacctgcccacacgccccatctacactagtcccacctgcccacacagaccaacacgccccatctacactagtcccacctgcccacaccgaccaacacgccccatctacactagtcccacctgcccacaccgaccaacacgccccatctacactagtcccacctgcccacaccgaccaacacgccccatctacactagtcccacctgcccacaccgaccaacacgccccatctacactagtcccacctgcccacaccgaccaacacgccccatctacactagtcccacctgcccacaccgaccaacatgccccatctacactagtcccacctgcccacaccggccaacatgccccatctacactagtcccacctgcccaaaccgaccaacatgccccatctacactagtcccacctgcccacaccgaccaacatgccccatctacactagtcccacctgcccacaccgaccaacatgtcccatctacactagtcccacaccggccaacatgccccatctacactagtcccacctgcccacaccgaccaacatgccccatctacactagtcccaccagcccacaccgaccaacatgccccatctacactagtcccacctgcccacaccgaccaacatgccccatctacactagtcccacctgcccacaccgaccaacatgccccatctacactagtcccacaccgaccaacatgccccatctacactagtcccacaccgaccaacatgccccatctacactagtcccacctgcccacaccgaccaacatgccccatctacactagtcccacctgcccacaccgaccaacatgccccatctacactagtcccacctgcccacaccgaccaacatgccccatctacactagtcccacctgcccacaccgaccaacatgccccatctacactagtcccacccgcccacaccgaccaacatgccccatctacactagtcccacctgcccgcgtttggtccatatccctccaaacctgtcctatccatgtatcttcttcagattgattttacATTTCTTTCTTTGTTTGTAACctggcatctgcggttccttttatCCTCTTTCAAACAATCTATTTCCACACAGATTACAACCACGCGTCAATATATTGTATCTTCCTCTTTAATTCCGTTTGCCCAAAATCTTTCTGTCTCTTCTGtcaatttctgttttatttcaattaACTGCATCACACATCTTTATTTAGTGCTGGGCTTGCTTTAAAGGCGAGTGCCCAACCCCTGACCACTTGCCCATCATCCCCTCGGCACATTAGTTTTACTTCGGCCTTCGAAAGGATTTTTTTCCACCGGGATTTTATTACAACCGCTCATCGTTAAAATGATAGCGAGTAGAAAGTTTGGTGTTTTTTACCCTGGAGATGCGGGTTCGAGCGGTCCGCAGAGCACACGGGCCGAGCATGATGCCGGGGTAAGAGCAGCCGGCGGAAGCGAACCACGAAGGGGAGCCAACAAGGACAAACCTCGGCAACATTTAGTCCAAAGAACTCAAGCGAGGGCGCATTTTGAATGTTGCTTGAATTTCGGGTGGCTCCCACTGCTGGTTGAAATCGACATTACTATCGAAGCAGAAAAAGCATTTCCCTCTGATACATAcgtacacatatgtacacacatacacatatgtcccgctgagttactctagctttttgtgtcgatcacatatatatacatgtatagtGTAATataatatatagtgtaagaaaataactgtagatgctggtacaaatcgaaggtatttactcaagtattttgtatataatatatatgtacacacatatacacacacatacatatatacatatatacatacacatatatatatatatatatgtatatatgtatgtgtgtgtatatgtgtgtacatatatattatatacaaaatacttgagtaaataccttcgatttgtaccagcatctacagttattttcttacactatatattatatatatacatatatgtgtgcatgtatatatatatatatatataatgtatttatttcatttttatgtttctgtgagtatacatagtatatatatatatatatatgtgtgtgtgtgtgtattttatatatatgtgtgtgtacatatatattttgttttaatctCCTTTTTAGCTAAGCTGGGCAAACACCACTCTTGTCAGTTATTCAACATGTTGTGGAATTTGACCTCATAATCTCACCTGCATCTTTCTATGGAGATTCTAAGAAACCCATCTCTCTGTGCAACTGGATACAAAACAACCGAACAAGACTATTCAAATGCTTTTGGTGTCCGAGCCAGCATTCTCCCCTCCATCAACATCTCACAGTTTAACAAACCATTCATTTTATTTCCTTATCCATAATTATTTATCGTTCCTTGGTTTCAAATCCCTTCATATCTCGCTATCACTGTTATTTCCTCATTCCTCTAACCTTTGGAGACAAGCCTAATTGCGCTACATTGCCCTAAACTTTGTAAAGTTTAATATAAGATTACCTAATTGAGACAAACAAGATTCTGCAATGGGTTGAGTGAGTAgattagacagtagacaatagttgcaggaggaggccattcggcc includes:
- the tsfm gene encoding elongation factor Ts, mitochondrial isoform X2 is translated as MLPRFVLVGSPSWFASAGCSYPGIMLGPCALRTARTRISRIFSTQPVQFLHCSGTRLIATNKELLIKLRKKTGYSFTNCKKALENFNSDLQQAEAWLHEQAHKEGWSKASKLQGRKTTEGLIGLLQDGNSAVLVEVNCETDFVARNVKFQQLVQQTATVTLEHCRSKLVTTTDYAKSSLMAEEINQLKTPVDSRTLADQLALAIGNLGENMAIRRAAWVAAPSDWYIGTYVHGQLPADSPSLTKMVFGKYGALVIYRALEQNCKVNVSEVGRRLGQHIVGMTPLTVGSIDDPPGDDSETKMLAQPFLLDPGTTVGQFLHTNGVSVLDFVRYECGEVTEVAESV
- the tsfm gene encoding elongation factor Ts, mitochondrial isoform X1 — translated: MLPRFVLVGSPSWFASAGCSYPGIMLGPCALRTARTRISRQIFSTQPVQFLHCSGTRLIATNKELLIKLRKKTGYSFTNCKKALENFNSDLQQAEAWLHEQAHKEGWSKASKLQGRKTTEGLIGLLQDGNSAVLVEVNCETDFVARNVKFQQLVQQTATVTLEHCRSKLVTTTDYAKSSLMAEEINQLKTPVDSRTLADQLALAIGNLGENMAIRRAAWVAAPSDWYIGTYVHGQLPADSPSLTKMVFGKYGALVIYRALEQNCKVNVSEVGRRLGQHIVGMTPLTVGSIDDPPGDDSETKMLAQPFLLDPGTTVGQFLHTNGVSVLDFVRYECGEVTEVAESV